From a single Pseudalkalibacillus hwajinpoensis genomic region:
- the rlmD gene encoding 23S rRNA (uracil(1939)-C(5))-methyltransferase RlmD — MKVNNKEVKGTGLTKGQTIPLTIKRLGINGEGVGFFKRTVVFVPGALPGEEVTAEITTVFPNRAEAKVKRLRKKSGDRVTAPCPVYEECGGCQLQHLSYEGQLREKRDIVVQSFERHAKLSEKDITIKPVIGMEDPWNYRNKSQLQVRKQQGKVIAGLYGAGSHELVELTNCLIQHSETNRVTRQVVKILEGLNISIYHEKKRKGLVRTIVTRVGFETGQLQLVLVTSEENIPRKELLIKEIKKRLPEVNSVIQNVNGKRTSLIFGEQTFVLEGEEVIQESLGDLHFELSARAFFQLNPIQTVKLYNEVKKAAELSGRENVIDAYCGVGTIGLWLAPDAKEVRGMDVIKESIDDARKNAKRHGYDSFVQYKVGKAEELVPNWIKEGFKPDVIVVDPPRTGCDDKLLSTMVKAKPNKIVYVSCNPSTLAKDAAFLRKRGFEIEQLQPVDMFPQTAHVEVVSVFKRKEVIN, encoded by the coding sequence ATGAAAGTGAATAACAAAGAGGTAAAGGGGACAGGCCTTACGAAAGGGCAAACAATTCCCCTTACAATAAAACGATTGGGTATAAATGGAGAAGGTGTAGGATTTTTTAAGCGCACAGTCGTCTTTGTACCTGGGGCATTACCAGGTGAAGAAGTTACAGCAGAAATCACCACTGTTTTCCCGAATCGGGCTGAAGCAAAAGTGAAACGACTTCGCAAAAAATCAGGTGATCGAGTCACTGCTCCATGTCCTGTATATGAAGAGTGCGGGGGCTGCCAGCTACAGCATCTTAGTTATGAAGGACAACTTCGTGAAAAGCGAGATATTGTGGTTCAATCGTTTGAGCGGCATGCGAAGTTAAGTGAAAAGGACATTACAATCAAGCCGGTGATTGGAATGGAAGACCCGTGGAACTATAGAAACAAGAGTCAGCTTCAGGTTAGAAAACAGCAGGGCAAAGTGATTGCCGGTTTATATGGTGCTGGTTCACATGAACTAGTTGAACTTACAAACTGTCTCATTCAACATTCTGAAACAAACCGAGTTACTCGCCAGGTTGTCAAGATTCTGGAAGGTTTAAATATATCGATCTATCATGAAAAGAAACGGAAGGGGCTTGTTCGGACGATTGTAACGCGAGTAGGCTTTGAAACAGGTCAGCTTCAGCTTGTGCTCGTTACGTCTGAAGAGAACATCCCACGAAAAGAATTATTAATCAAAGAAATTAAAAAGCGACTTCCAGAAGTGAATTCAGTTATACAAAATGTAAATGGAAAGCGAACTTCGCTCATATTTGGGGAACAAACTTTTGTGCTTGAAGGAGAAGAGGTTATTCAGGAGTCTCTTGGTGACCTGCACTTTGAATTATCCGCACGTGCATTCTTCCAGCTAAATCCTATTCAAACAGTGAAATTGTACAATGAGGTTAAAAAAGCAGCTGAACTTTCCGGTCGTGAAAACGTGATTGATGCTTACTGTGGGGTTGGAACAATTGGGTTATGGCTTGCTCCTGATGCGAAAGAAGTTCGTGGGATGGACGTTATAAAAGAGTCAATTGATGATGCACGTAAAAATGCGAAACGGCATGGTTACGATTCCTTTGTGCAATATAAAGTTGGAAAAGCAGAAGAGTTAGTGCCGAACTGGATTAAAGAGGGCTTTAAACCGGATGTGATTGTTGTGGACCCACCACGAACAGGCTGTGATGATAAATTGTTATCCACAATGGTGAAAGCAAAGCCGAACAAAATCGTTTATGTTTCCTGTAATCCATCCACACTTGCGAAGGACGCCGCATTTTTAAGGAAGAGAGGATTTGAAATTGAGCAGCTACAGCCTGTCGATATGTTTCCTCAAACAGCTCATGTGGAAGTAGTGTCTGTATTCAAGCGAAAAGAGGTTATAAATTAA